A single region of the Coregonus clupeaformis isolate EN_2021a chromosome 40, ASM2061545v1, whole genome shotgun sequence genome encodes:
- the LOC121555062 gene encoding uncharacterized protein LOC121555062 translates to MLGNGLDTSHSSSCSGTSDDTIILNFTVCDDVEEVAAGEGSQPKRPCHINYEAKALIEKILTSKPGGERIMQEYGKTKSLTDATRRQMLNILAAEMTETHGTSPPKSVRVMYAQGIVALFPYLEDPYSQHGYDHYYDPESGSGYLAWRLKTIQRKTAEERGASVSKSPKVGGPGRDRQPFTYDREPSDEDVEAAIAVLRHSADENTVREKMKMTFIYRQAMVNDEAKSSDVFSVFPRFLDTPGLIEQDFRLLFGEATANKFLEKWPTTFKAKVIKESHGLVSTTELLDLMRNAESAAEVENGWDSDMSAILLLLHLLPPSAQGRKRPGKMSAYQAVDQLIRFQKVGTSVQQHLDNITQSSQPYLLAQGSTQSSIHSYFIVVDKHALPCKATGSVGAFDEVFKAHYVFENILTSATEKV, encoded by the exons ATGCTGGGCAATGGACTTG ATacctctcattcatcatcatgctCGGGTACATCTGATGACACCATCATTCTGAATTTCACTGTGTGTGACGATGTTGAAGAAGTAGCGGCTGGCGAAGGAAGCCAGCCTAAAAGGCCATGCCACATAAACTATGAGGCAAAAGCA CTGATTGAAAAAATCCTAACATCAAAGCCTGGTGGTGAACGCATTATGCAAGAGTATGGAAAAACCAAATCTCTGACAGATGCCACCAGAAGACAGATGCTCAACATACTTGCTGCTGAGATGACAGAAACACATGG GACATCCCCCCCCAAAAGTGTCAGAGTGATGTATGCACAGGGGATAGTAGCTTTGTTTCCCTATCTAGAAGACCCATACTCACAACATGGATAT gATCATTACTACGATCCGGAGAGTGGTTCCGGATACCTTGCATGGCGATTGAAGACCATACAAAGAAAAACAGCAGAGGAAAGAGGTGCCTCAGTCAGCAAATCTCCTAAAG TTGGTGGGCCAGGCCGTGATCGTCAGCCCTTCACCTATGACAGAGAGCCATCTGATGAGGATGTGGAAGCAGCTATTGCTGTTTTGAGACACTCTGCTGATGAAAACACTGTCCGTGAGAAGATGAAAATGACCTTCATATATCGGCAAGCAATGGTCAACGATGAAGCCAAATCATCAGATGTCTTCTCGGTCTTCCCAAGATTTCTGGACACACCAGGACTG ATAGAACAAGATTTCAGACTTCTGTTTGGTGAGGCCACAGCCAACAAATTCTTGGAGAAGTGGCCAACCACTTTCAAAgcaaaagtaataaaggaaagccATGGACTTGTATCCACCACAGAACTCTTGGATTTGATGCGCAATGCTGAGTCAGCTGCTGAAGTTGAGAATG GCTGGGACAGTGACATGTCTGCCATCTTGCTGCTGCTACATTTGCTACCACCATCTGCACAAGGTAGAAAGAGGCCGGGAAAGATGTCTGCATATCAAGCTGTAGATCAGCTCATCAGATTTCAAAAG GTTGGAACCAGTGTGCAGCAGCATCTTGACAACATCACCCAAAGCAGTCAGCCCTACCTTCTCGCCCAGGGATCCACACAGAGCAGCATTCACTCCTACTTCATTGTGGTTGACAAGCATGCTCTTCCATGCAAGGCAACAGGTTCAGTAGGAGCTTTTGACGAAGTCTTTAAAGCCCATTACGTATTTG AAAACATCTTAACAAGTGCCACGGAGAAAGTTTAG